The following are encoded in a window of Mustela nigripes isolate SB6536 chromosome 3, MUSNIG.SB6536, whole genome shotgun sequence genomic DNA:
- the LOC132013769 gene encoding LOW QUALITY PROTEIN: septin-2-like (The sequence of the model RefSeq protein was modified relative to this genomic sequence to represent the inferred CDS: inserted 2 bases in 2 codons) has protein sequence MSKQQPTQFINPETPGYVGFAHLPNQVHRKSVKKGFEFTLMVVSESGLGKSTLINSLFLTDLYPEXIPGAVEKIERTVQIEASTVEIKERGVKLHLTVVDAPGYGDATNCRDCFKTIISYIDEQFERHLHDESGLNRRHIIDNRVHCCFYFISPFGHRLKPLDVAFMKAIHNEVNIVPVIAKADRLTLKEREHLKKRILDEIEEHNIKIYHLPDVESDEDEDFKEQTRLLKASIPFSVVGSNHLIEAKGKKVRGCLYPLGVVEVENPEHSDFXKLRTMLITHMQDLQEVTQDLHYENFRSERLKRGSRKVENEDMNKDQILLEKEAELCCMQEMIARMQAQMQLQMQGGDGDSGAHGHHV, from the exons ATGTCTAAGCAACAGCCAACTCAGTTTATAAATCCAGAAACTCCTGGCTATGTCGGATTTGCACATCTTCCCAATCAAGTTCACCGAAAATCAGTGAAAAAGGGTTTTGAGTTCACACTAATGGTGGTCAGTGAATCGGGTCTTGGAAAATCAACTCTCATAAACAGCCTGTTCCTCACTGACCTTTACCCGG TCATCCCCGGAGCTGTAGAGAAAATTGAAAGAACTGTCCAGATTGAGGCTTCGACTGTGGAGATCAAGGAGCGAGGGGTCAAGCTACACCTGACAGTGGTGGACGCGCCTGGCTATGGGGACGCCACCAACTGCAGGGATTGTTTTAAGACCATCATCTCCTACATCGATGAGCAGTTTGAACGGCACCTGCATGACGAGAGTGGCTTGAACAGACGGCACATCATTGATAATAGAGTGCACTGCTGCTTTTACTTTATCTCGCCCTTTGGACACAGACTTAAGCCTTTAGACGTCGCATTTATGAAAGCAATACACAATGAGGTGAACATCGTGCCTGTCATTGCCAAAGCTGACAGGCTCACCCTGAAGGAACGGGAGCACTTGAAGAAGAGGATTCTGGATGAAATTGAAGAACATAACATCAAAATCTATCATTTACCTGATGTAGAATCAGATGAAGATGAGGACTTTAAAGAGCAGACTAGACTTCTCAAGGCCAGTATCCCATTCTCTGTGGTTGGATCCAATCACTTGATTGAAGCCAagggcaagaaggtcagaggctGCCTCTACCCATTGGGCGTTGTGGAGGTGGAGAACCCGGAGCACAGTGACT TGAAGCTGCGGACGATGCTCATCACCCACATGCAGGATCTCCAGGAGGTGACTCAGGACCTTCACTATGAAAACTTCCGCTCTGAGAGGCTCAAGAGAGGCAGCAGGAAAGTGGAAAACGAGGACATGAATAAAGACCAGATCCTgctggagaaggaagcagagctcTGCTGCATGCAGGAGATGATCGCCAGGATGCAGGCGCAGATGCAGCTGCAAATGCAGGGTGGGGACGGTGACAGCGGGGCCCATGGGCATCATGTGTGA